From Candidatus Thiopontia autotrophica, a single genomic window includes:
- a CDS encoding aminodeoxychorismate synthase component I encodes MIDLLALHAVNPERYPYLLESAASGSGAQWDILFAFPEEIIRVEDEGFLAALDRAWARARCRFDNGADSELPFRGGWFLFLDYELAHEIEPVLSRCATSSGNTSPSSQAYATHIPAAILQEHSTGRIHFVDEDGELTERVKLMQEDLSNLKPLHHPAAKIVPATISEESPGKFLDGVERIKHYIVEGDVFQVNLSRKWQGELSESVEPYQIYQRLRESNPAPFAGLALQDDMAVISSSPERLIKVTNGVAETRPIAGTHPRSRELGEDEKLSERLLAHPKEQAEHIMLIDLERNDLGRVCQPGTIKVDELMVLESYAHVHHIVSNIGGELRDGITPGDVIRALFPGGTITGCPKVRCMEIIDELEPEPRGAYTGSFGYLNHNGDMDLNILIRTITQEGNTLSLRAGAGIVHDSIPQRELEETRAKARGMLMALGVEP; translated from the coding sequence GTGATTGACCTGCTTGCGCTGCATGCGGTAAATCCGGAGCGCTACCCATATCTGCTTGAGAGTGCTGCATCCGGCAGTGGTGCACAGTGGGATATTCTCTTTGCCTTTCCAGAAGAGATCATAAGAGTAGAAGATGAAGGGTTTCTTGCGGCGCTGGACAGAGCATGGGCAAGGGCGCGCTGCAGGTTTGATAATGGAGCAGATAGTGAGCTCCCTTTTCGAGGTGGGTGGTTTCTGTTTCTGGACTATGAACTGGCCCACGAGATTGAGCCGGTACTGTCAAGATGCGCAACATCCAGTGGAAACACATCCCCATCCTCTCAAGCCTACGCTACACACATACCGGCAGCCATTCTCCAGGAGCACTCCACTGGGCGTATCCATTTTGTGGATGAGGATGGTGAGCTGACAGAGAGAGTCAAACTCATGCAGGAGGATCTCTCAAACCTGAAGCCACTGCACCATCCGGCGGCAAAAATCGTGCCTGCCACAATCAGTGAAGAGTCACCCGGCAAGTTTCTTGATGGTGTTGAGAGGATAAAACACTATATCGTCGAGGGTGATGTCTTTCAGGTAAATCTCTCTCGCAAGTGGCAAGGAGAGCTCTCTGAATCGGTAGAGCCATACCAGATCTACCAGAGGCTAAGGGAGAGCAATCCAGCTCCATTTGCAGGTCTGGCTCTACAGGATGACATGGCAGTTATCAGTTCATCTCCTGAGAGACTTATCAAGGTCACCAATGGAGTTGCCGAAACCAGACCAATCGCAGGTACCCATCCACGTAGTAGAGAGTTGGGTGAGGACGAAAAGCTATCCGAGAGGCTGTTGGCACACCCCAAGGAGCAGGCAGAACACATTATGCTGATTGACCTGGAGCGTAACGATCTGGGGCGTGTCTGCCAACCGGGAACCATCAAAGTGGATGAGCTTATGGTGCTGGAGAGCTATGCTCACGTCCACCATATCGTATCCAATATTGGCGGAGAGCTACGAGATGGCATTACCCCCGGTGATGTTATTCGTGCGCTATTTCCGGGTGGTACTATTACCGGATGTCCCAAGGTGCGCTGTATGGAGATTATCGATGAGCTGGAGCCGGAGCCACGTGGTGCCTATACAGGGAGTTTCGGCTACCTCAACCATAATGGTGATATGGATCTGAATATTCTGATACGTACCATCACCCAGGAGGGGAACACTCTCTCCCTGCGTGCCGGTGCCGGTATTGTCCATGACTCAATTCCACAGAGAGAGCTGGAGGAGACCAGGGCAAAGGCCAGGGGGATGCTGATGGCGCTGGGGGTTGAGCCGTGA
- a CDS encoding type II toxin-antitoxin system RelE/ParE family toxin, producing the protein MFLRSPVRIHPIQSHITIYTISDDGNVFIIRIRHGHEDWLE; encoded by the coding sequence ATATTTCTAAGGTCTCCTGTTCGTATCCACCCAATTCAGTCTCATATCACCATTTATACCATTAGTGATGATGGCAATGTTTTCATAATTAGAATCAGACATGGTCATGAAGATTGGCTAGAATAG
- a CDS encoding dTMP kinase, which translates to MNRGKFITVEGSEGVGKTTNINHVRARLEEYGVEVVQTREPGGTPLGEEVRELLLDHRHTGMSQDAELMLMFAARAEHLTQVIQPALDAGKWVLCDRFTDASHAYQGGGRGIPTERITALEQWVQKGLQPDLTLLLDIEPEIGLERAGRRGALDRFEKEEIAFFHRVRDSYLDRARMFPERFRVVNTSMPLEDVQQEIDGHLIPFIQEQRA; encoded by the coding sequence ATGAATAGAGGAAAATTCATCACCGTTGAGGGCTCCGAGGGGGTTGGTAAAACCACCAACATAAACCATGTTCGAGCCCGTCTGGAGGAGTACGGAGTTGAGGTAGTGCAGACCAGAGAGCCAGGTGGCACCCCGCTGGGTGAGGAGGTGCGCGAACTGCTGCTCGATCATCGCCACACCGGTATGTCGCAGGATGCTGAGCTTATGCTGATGTTTGCCGCCCGTGCAGAGCATCTGACTCAGGTGATCCAGCCAGCACTGGATGCAGGCAAGTGGGTGCTCTGCGACCGCTTTACCGATGCCAGCCACGCCTATCAGGGTGGTGGCAGGGGGATTCCAACCGAACGTATTACTGCACTGGAACAGTGGGTACAGAAAGGGCTACAGCCCGACCTGACCCTGCTACTCGATATTGAGCCGGAGATCGGGCTGGAGCGTGCAGGCAGGAGAGGAGCTCTGGACCGTTTCGAGAAGGAGGAGATCGCCTTCTTTCATCGGGTAAGAGATAGTTATCTGGATCGGGCCAGGATGTTTCCTGAGCGCTTCAGGGTGGTCAACACATCCATGCCGTTAGAGGATGTGCAGCAAGAGATTGATGGCCACTTGATCCCATTTATCCAGGAACAGAGAGCATGA
- a CDS encoding DNA polymerase III subunit delta' produces the protein MNTILPWQHDIWTGFQQRISQKRMPHALLLYGPEGTGKDIFSRFLAKSLLCSQPDKTGEACGSCPSCNLYEAETHPDFSYLEPEDGKSVLAVGLVRSMVEELSYTPQISARKVVVLNPAESMNRSSANSLLKTLEEPSGDTVIMLVTHNPAKLLPTIRSRCQQVAFPQPSAEDATSWLRGQLDDQVEVDVVLGLAEGAPLRALALSDSDNLEHYNEMGRELLDLLQGRANPIKVAYRWSKHNPTTTLRWMQQWLVAAIRGREPLSLISQTLRQIDQRKLFLFHDKIIEAIALSTTPINKELLFDGLLLEWSRFR, from the coding sequence ATGAACACTATTCTCCCATGGCAACATGATATCTGGACAGGATTTCAACAGAGGATTAGTCAAAAGCGTATGCCTCATGCTCTGTTGCTGTATGGCCCGGAGGGTACTGGTAAAGATATATTTTCACGATTTTTAGCCAAGAGCCTGTTGTGTAGTCAACCTGATAAAACTGGCGAGGCTTGTGGTAGCTGTCCATCATGTAACCTATATGAGGCTGAGACCCACCCCGATTTTAGCTATCTTGAGCCAGAAGATGGCAAAAGTGTTTTAGCAGTAGGTCTGGTTAGGTCAATGGTTGAGGAGCTCTCATATACTCCACAAATATCTGCACGTAAGGTAGTTGTATTAAATCCGGCGGAGTCAATGAATCGCAGTTCTGCAAACAGTCTCCTGAAAACTCTGGAAGAGCCATCTGGGGATACGGTTATTATGCTTGTCACCCATAACCCTGCCAAACTATTGCCGACTATACGTAGTCGCTGTCAACAAGTGGCATTTCCTCAGCCGTCAGCAGAGGATGCGACATCCTGGTTAAGAGGGCAGCTAGATGATCAAGTAGAAGTTGATGTTGTGCTTGGGCTGGCAGAAGGTGCACCGCTGAGGGCGCTTGCACTTTCCGATAGCGACAATCTTGAACACTATAATGAGATGGGGCGTGAGCTTCTGGATCTGCTTCAGGGAAGAGCAAATCCAATCAAGGTTGCATATCGCTGGAGCAAGCATAATCCAACAACTACCCTGCGATGGATGCAGCAGTGGCTGGTTGCAGCAATCAGGGGGAGGGAGCCACTATCCCTGATCAGTCAGACGCTGCGGCAGATTGACCAACGAAAACTATTCCTGTTTCATGACAAAATTATAGAGGCGATCGCCCTCTCAACTACCCCCATCAACAAGGAGCTTCTGTTCGATGGATTGCTGCTGGAGTGGAGCCGTTTTCGATGA
- the pabC gene encoding aminodeoxychorismate lyase gives MLVNGVETEQISATDRGLQYGDGLFETIAVVDGKLEFWGRHMARLQRGAEKLSIPLPPEELFLAEAEQLVGSDGSSRSVLKITITRGSGGRGYRPPESPAPTRILALSPWPEYPAEYYKSGVRLHLCETRLGSNPLLAGIKHLNRLEQVMARGEWSDPDIAEGLMVNGEDHIVEGTMSNIFFVRGGEVITPELTRCGVAGVMREMLIEQLQQDGISVTVRPIHLSELSEMEEAFCSNSLIHVWPVRQIGDKQFSVLDPIVTHLTRFIDVDKYF, from the coding sequence ATGCTGGTGAATGGGGTTGAGACGGAGCAGATCAGTGCCACAGATCGTGGACTTCAGTATGGAGACGGGCTGTTTGAGACTATTGCGGTTGTTGACGGTAAGCTGGAGTTTTGGGGGCGCCATATGGCACGTCTACAACGGGGTGCAGAAAAATTATCTATTCCTCTGCCGCCAGAGGAGCTATTTCTAGCCGAGGCAGAACAGCTTGTCGGCAGTGATGGTTCATCTCGTTCTGTGCTGAAAATTACTATTACCCGTGGCAGTGGGGGGAGGGGATATCGCCCGCCAGAGAGCCCGGCACCAACACGAATTCTCGCCCTCTCTCCATGGCCTGAATACCCGGCGGAATATTACAAGAGCGGTGTCAGACTCCATCTATGTGAAACCAGGCTGGGATCAAATCCACTACTGGCTGGCATAAAACACCTGAACAGACTGGAGCAGGTTATGGCCAGAGGCGAGTGGAGTGATCCGGATATTGCCGAGGGTTTAATGGTAAATGGTGAAGACCATATAGTTGAGGGGACCATGAGCAACATCTTCTTCGTGAGGGGTGGAGAGGTCATAACCCCAGAGCTGACTAGGTGTGGGGTTGCCGGGGTGATGAGAGAGATGCTGATTGAGCAGCTCCAACAGGATGGTATTTCAGTAACAGTTCGTCCCATCCACCTTAGTGAACTAAGTGAGATGGAGGAGGCCTTCTGCAGCAACAGCCTTATCCATGTCTGGCCAGTACGGCAGATTGGAGATAAACAGTTTTCAGTTTTAGATCCGATAGTTACACACCTTACAAGATTTATTGATGTTGACAAATATTTCTAA
- the fabF gene encoding beta-ketoacyl-ACP synthase II: protein MKGDRRVVVTGMGMVSPVGNTVEDSWKNILAGVSGAGPVPHFDATEFPVTFSCSIKDDFDPLEYLTRKDLRKMDTFIHYGIAAGVQAFRDSGLEITDENAPRIGVSVGSGIGGLPGIEKGRDSLVNGGPRKVSPFFVPSNIINMVSGNLSIMIGAKGPNTAIVTACSSATHSIGDAARMIIYGDADVMITGGAENATCPVGLSGFAQAKALSSRNDDPQTASRPWDVDRDGFVLGDGAGVLVLEEYEHARARGANIYAEVTGFGMSGDAYHMTSPSPGGEGASRCMDSALADAGINPEDIDYINAHGTSTPAGDLAETSAVKKSFGDHAYKVAINSTKSMTGHLLGAAGGIEAIFSILALRDQVSPPTINIFNQDPECDLDYVANTAREMKIDIAMSNSFGFGGTNGTVILKKM, encoded by the coding sequence ATGAAGGGCGACAGACGTGTTGTGGTAACCGGTATGGGGATGGTCTCTCCAGTTGGAAATACGGTAGAAGATAGCTGGAAGAATATTCTCGCTGGAGTCAGCGGGGCAGGTCCTGTACCACATTTTGATGCCACTGAATTTCCGGTTACATTTTCCTGTTCAATCAAGGATGATTTTGACCCACTGGAGTACCTGACCAGGAAAGATCTACGCAAGATGGATACATTTATCCATTATGGTATTGCTGCCGGGGTTCAGGCATTTCGTGACTCCGGCCTGGAGATTACGGATGAGAATGCCCCCCGTATTGGTGTCTCTGTAGGATCCGGTATCGGTGGGCTGCCAGGTATCGAGAAGGGCAGGGATTCTCTGGTAAATGGTGGCCCCAGAAAGGTCTCCCCATTTTTTGTCCCCTCCAATATCATCAACATGGTCTCCGGCAACCTCTCCATCATGATTGGAGCCAAGGGGCCAAATACCGCCATTGTTACCGCATGTAGCTCTGCGACCCATAGCATTGGTGATGCTGCGCGGATGATTATCTATGGTGATGCAGATGTGATGATTACAGGTGGTGCCGAGAATGCCACCTGTCCAGTTGGGCTGAGTGGGTTTGCCCAGGCCAAGGCGCTCTCCTCTCGTAATGATGATCCACAAACAGCCAGCCGTCCATGGGATGTAGACCGTGATGGTTTTGTGCTGGGTGATGGTGCCGGTGTACTGGTGCTTGAAGAGTATGAGCATGCCAGGGCGCGTGGTGCCAACATCTATGCTGAGGTGACCGGCTTTGGGATGAGTGGTGATGCCTATCACATGACCTCACCATCACCTGGCGGTGAAGGGGCATCGCGCTGCATGGATAGCGCACTGGCAGATGCTGGCATTAACCCCGAAGATATTGATTACATAAACGCACATGGCACCTCCACTCCGGCAGGTGATCTTGCAGAGACCTCAGCGGTGAAAAAGTCATTTGGTGATCACGCCTACAAGGTTGCGATCAACTCCACTAAATCCATGACAGGACACCTGTTGGGTGCGGCTGGCGGTATTGAGGCTATCTTCTCTATTCTGGCACTCAGGGATCAGGTCTCTCCACCCACCATCAACATCTTTAACCAGGATCCGGAGTGTGATCTTGATTATGTTGCCAATACCGCGCGTGAGATGAAGATTGATATTGCAATGTCCAACTCGTTTGGCTTTGGTGGAACCAACGGAACCGTCATCCTGAAAAAGATGTGA